GAATCCTTCATGCCCGCCAGATGCTGGATCGCGCCGGAAATACCGACGGCGATATAGACTTCGGGCGCCACGATCTTGCCGGTCTGGCCGACCTGGTAATCGTTGGGCACATAGCCTGCGTCCACCGCGGCGCGGCTGGCACCGATGGCGGCGCCCAGCTTGTCTGCCAGCGGCGTGATATATTGCTCGAACGTCTCGGCATCCTTCAGCGCGCGGCCGCCGGAAACGACGATTCCTGCGCTGGTGAGCTCCGGACGCTCGCTTTCGACCGCATCGAGGCTGACGAAGCTGGAAAGGCCTGCATCGCCTGCACCGCTGACGGTTTCGACAGATGCGCTACCCCCGGTGGCTTCGGCCTTGTCGAAGCTGGTGGCGCGCACGGTGATGACCAGCTTTGCATCGCCGCTCTCGACCGTGGCAATGGCATTGCCGGCATAGATCGGGCGTTTGAAGGTCTTGGGGCCTTCCACCGCAATGATATCGGAGACCTGCATCACATCCAGCTTTGCAGCGACGCGCGGCAGGATGTTTTTGCCGGTGGTGGTGGCAGGCGCCAGCACGGCGTCATAGCCATCCATCAGCCCGACGATCAGCGGGGCGACGTTTTCTGCAAGGCCATTGGCATAGGCGGCGTCGGAAGCGACGAGCACCTTCTCCACGCCGGCGATCTTGGCGGCGGCGTCGCCTGCGGCAGCGGCATCATCGCCGCCAGCCAGCAGCACGTGCACAGGGCCGCCCAATGCGGCAGCCGCGGTTACGGTGGCAAAAGTGGCATCGGCGATCTCGGCGCCGTTCGTTTCTGCGAGTACGAGCGAAGTCATCAGGCAACTCCCATCGATTTGAGTTTGGCGACCAGCGCGTCGACATCCTCGACCATTTCACCGGCCTGGCGCACAGGCGGCTCAGCGACATTGGTGGTGGTGAGGCGCGGCTCGGTTTCGACGCCGTAATCGGCCGGGCTCTTGGTATCGAGCGGCTTCTTCTTTGCCTTCATGATATTGGGGAGCGAGGCGTAACGCGGCTCGTTCAGGCGCAGATCGGTGGTAACGATGGCGGGAAGGGTGAGCTTCACCGTTTCCAGGCCGCCATCCACTTCGCGCGTCACGTGAACGCTGTCGCCGTCGATCTCTACCTTGCTGGCGAAAGTGCCTTGCGGGCGATCCATAAGAGCAGCCAGCATTTGCCCGGTCTGGTTGGAATCGTCGTCGATCGCCTGCTTGCCCAGCATGACGATGCCGGGGCTCTCTTCCTCGGCAATGGCTTTCAGGATCTTGGCAACGGCGAGCGGTTCTACCTGATCTTCCGTTTCCACCAGGATCGCCCGGTCTGCACCCATGGCGAGCGCGGTGCGCAGCGTTTCCTGCGCTTTGGCAGGGCCGATGGACACGGCGACCACTTCTTCTGCCTTGCCCGCCTCTTTCAGGCGCAAGGCTTCCTCGACGGCAATCTCGTCGAAGGGGTTCATGCTCATTTTCACATTGGCGAGGTCAACGCCGGAGCCATCCGCTTTTACGCGGGGCTTCACATTGTAATCGATCACCCGTTTGACGGGGACGAGGATTTTCATAGGTCTTCCTCTCTGACAAAAGGATTCGCATACCGGAGGAACCGGTCTGCCGCTTATGTAAACTGCCTGACGTATAGGTCAAGCAGCATTGCCGACGTCTTTACGCCTCTGGCCAAGCCGCCTAGCTTGTCCGTCCAACGCATGAAAGGGGAGTTTGGGCATGCGCTTTTTGCCGATAGTCGCGCTACTGCTGATTGCATCGCCCGCCAGCGCGCAGGAAACGCGCAGCGCGCCAGACGATCACGTGCCGCCCGCCGCCTCTCTGGATGGGATGGACTGGCTTGTCGGGCAATGGGCCGGGCCGGGCATTATGGGCCACCCTTCGATGGAAAGCTGGCTGCCGCCGAGCGGCGATGTGATGGTCGGCACCTTCGTGCAGGAAGACGGCGAGGGATCGGTGATGTTTACCGAACACCTCTATCTGCTGGAGACGGAAGGCTCGGTGGAACTGCGCCTCAAGCATTTCAATGCCGACCTGACAGGCTGGGAGGAGAAGGACGGTTTCCTGACCTTCCGGTTGGTGGCGATGGAGAACTGCGCGGCCTATTTCAGCGGACTGACCCTGCGCTGCGATGGCGAAGACGGGCTGCTCGCCGCAGTCAGGATGCGCGCTGCTGACGGCGAAACCAGCGAGCTGGTGTTTCGCTTTACACGCCTTTGAGAAACCCTCTCCCGCGATCGTACGTTAGTGTCCGGGGAGAAAGCCGTTGAGCAGAGCACCACAAAAGGTCGGCGATATCCTGGACCGGCTTGAAGAGCTGGCGAAGGACCAGGACGATGTGACCGTAGGCCGCATCGTCAACACGTTCGGCCCGCGCACATTCGGCCCGGCAATCATGCTGCCTGCCATGCTCGAAATCACCCCGCTGGGCGCAGTGCCGGGGATGCCGACCGTCCTTGCCGTCATTATCCTGCTGGTCGCGGCGCAAAAAATGCTGGGCCGCACCTGCCTCTGGCTGCCCGGCATCATCACCAATCGCACCATCGGCGATGAGACGCTGGCCAAGTCGACTAGCAAGCTGCGCGGTATCGCGGGCTGGCTCGACCGGCATTTCCACCGGCGCTGGATGTTCATGACGCAAACGCCGTTCTCGCAAATCGCTGCGGGGATCGTGGTGCTGCTCTGCTTAATCGTCCCGTTTCTCGAAGTGCTGCCATTCGCCAGCAGCGTGCCGATGATCGCCATCGCCGGTTTCGGCCTCGCCGTATTGGTGCGTGACGGCGTGCTGATGGCTTTCGCGCTGGCAATCAGCCTAGTGCTTGCAGGTCTGGGCCTGGACTTTTCCGATGGCAATCTGTCCGACACCGACGCCGCCGATGGCGTCATCACCGAAGACATGATGCGGGACGAGCCGCGAGACCTGCCGCGCGATCTTGGCGAAGCGGTCGACCAGCGAACGCGCGCTCCGGAAGAATAGCTCGCACAGCAAAAGGCCGAACGCATCGCGGTGATGCATCCGGTCTTATACGCATTTTGCGAGCGGGTGCGAGTTAGGCCGCTTCCTTCACCTGCGCCACGATCTTACGGGCGGCATCGCCCAGATCGTCTGCCGGGATGATCGGCAGGCCGCTATTGGCGAGGATATCCTTGCCCGCTTCCACATTGGTGCCTTCCAGCCGCACGACCAGCGGCACGTCCAGCTCGACTTCCTTCGCCGCGGCGACGATGCCTTCGGCGATCGTATCGCAGCGCATGATCCCGCCGAAGATATTGACGAGGATGCCTTCGACCGCATCGTCCGACAGGATGATCTTGAACGCCTCGGTTACCTTTTCAGTGGTGGCACCGCCACCAACATCGAGGAAGTTTGCCGGGAACGCGCCGTTCAGCTTGATGATGTCCATTGTCGCCATCGCAAGGCCCGCGCCGTTGACCATGCAGCCGATATTGCCGTCGAGCTTGATGTAAGCGAGATCGTGCTTGCCTGCTTCGACTTCGGCGGGGTCTTCCTCGGTCTCGTCGCGCATCGCTTCCACATCGGGATGGCGGTAGAGCGCATTGCCGTCGAAGCTCATCTTGGTGTCGAGCACCAGCAATTCCCCGCCTTCGGTTTCGACCAGCGGATTGATTTCCAGCATCTCGGCATCGAGCGCGGTGAAGGCTTCGTATAGCTGCGCGGCCAGCTTCTGCGCCTGCTTGGCAAGCGCGCCTTCCAGCTTCAGCGCATAGGCGACGCTGCGGCCGTGATGCGGCATGAAGCCGGTGGCCGGGTCGATGGTGATGGTGGTGATCTTCTCGGGCGTATTGTGCGCCACATCTTCGATATCCATGCCGCCTTCGGTGGATACAATCATGGCGATATGGCTGCTGGCGCGGTCCACCAGCATGGAGAGGTAGAATTCCTTGGCGATGTCCACGCCGTCAGTCACGTACAGGCGATTGACCTGCTTGCCTTCGTCACCGGTCTGGATCGTGACCAGCGTGTTGCCGAGCATTTCGCCCGCATCCTTGCGCACGTCGTCCACCGAATGGGCCAGCCGCACGCCGCCCTTGGCATCCTGGCCCAGTTCCTTGAACTTGCCCTTGCCGCGTCCGCCGGCGTGGATCTGCGCTTTCACGACATAGAGCGGGCCGGGCAGCTTTTCGGCCGCGGCAACCGCTTCTTCAACGCTCATCGCGGCGTGACCGGCGGGTACGCCGATGCCGTATTTCGCCAGCAGTTCCTTGGCCTGGTATTCGTGGATGTTCATGGGGAGCCTCTTAGCGGAGTCGCAGGATCGGATTGTGCGCGCGCTAAAGCATCATCGCGCAGTGCTTGCAAACCCTATTGCCGCGCGTCATCTGCTTGCATTCCTATGATTGACTCGATGCGCCTGGAACAGATCTGCCGCGAAGCGGGCTATATGGCGCTGTCGCGATGGCCGGGGCATGGCCATGCGCTCGAAAGCTGGGAGAAAGAGCCCGGCTCCCCGGTGTGCGAGGCGGACCTCGAAGTCGATGCCTTTCTGCGCCGCGAGTTGGGCAGCCTGCTGCCCTCTGCCGGGTGGCTGTCGGAAGAAACGCGCGACAATGACAAGCGGCTGGCGAAGGGCCTGATCTGGCTGGTCGACCCGATCGACGGGACGCGCGATTTCATTCGCGGGCGCAGCGGCTGGGCCGTCAGCGTGGCACTGGTGAGCGGGGGACGTCCGCTGATCGGCGTGCTTGTGGCGCCAGCGCGAAACGGGGGCGAAGTCTGGTCCGCCACGGCGGGCAAGGGCGCGTGGCGCAATGGCAAGCGGCTGGCGGCGAGCACGCGCAGGAATTTTGTCGGCGCGCGGGTGCCCGCCCACGACCTGTCGAAAGAGGACCGCGACCTCACCAAGGTGGAGCAGCCCAATTCCATCGCCCTGCGCGTAGCGATGGTGGCGGATGACCAGGCCGACCTCGTGGCGACGCTGCGATGGGGTTATGAATGGGATATCGCCGCAGCCGCCCTGATCGCGCGCGAGGCAGGCGCCAGCGTGACCGACGCCTTTGGCAAACCGCTCGCCTACAACAAGCGCGACCCGCGAGCCTTCGGCCTGCTTGTAAGTGCACCCGGCATCCACGCCGCAGCGGTGGAACGGCTGGCGGAGAGAGCTGCGCGCCTTTCTTGAGAAGCCGCATATCGAAAGGGCCGCCCCATCCGGAGCGGCCCTATCACTTACCGATCTCGCTGATGTCAGTCAGCGACCGAGCCCAAACGGGCGACCGTCAATCAATACGCATCCTGCACGTCATCTTCGGTAACAGGCGTGATGCGGATTTCCACGCGGCGGTTCTGCGAACGGCCGCTTTCGCTGGTGTTGTCGGCGATCGGATATTGTTCGCCATAGCCGATCGTCTCGATGCGCGAGCGGGCTACGCCGCGCGAGACGAGATAGTTGGCGACCGATTCGGCGCGGCGGCGCGACAGGTCGAGGTTGTACTGGTCGCTACCGGTCGAATCGGTGTGACCCATTACGTCGATCAGCGAGCCCGGGCGCTCCACCAGGTTCTGCGCCACGCCGTCCAGCACATTGCGCATGTCGGGAGAGATGTTGGTGGAGTTGACCGCGAAGGTCACATCCGGGAAGCGCACGAGGAAGCTGTCATCGCCTTCCACCACGTCAACGCCGGTACCGGCAGTGACTTCTTCGATCTCGCGGATCTGCTCGTCCATGCGGTAGCCGACATAGCCGCCGGCAGCGCCGCCAATACCTGCGCCGATGATGCGCGCCGTCTTGCCGCCGATCAGGCCGCCCAGCAGGTAGCCGAGGCCAGCCCCGCCGATGCCGCCGATGGCTGCGCGCGAAATAGTGCGTTCGCCGGTGTTGGGATCGGTGACGCAGGCGCTGGTCGTGCCGATCAGCGCGAGCGCAGCCGTCGTCGAAATGAGGATCTTCTTGATTTGCATGTTGTACCTTCCTCCAGAAAGCGCAGACCACCAGTGCGAGTGGCTGGCCTAGCGGTGTCCTAACGCCGCGCATTGCTGCCTGTTCCTGCACATGTGAATCAGAAGGGATTAGGTTTTGCAGTCAAACCTGCTAGCGCGGTCTGACAATGGAACCGTTTCCCTGGCTGTATCTCGTCGCTCTTGCCCTGTTGATCCTGCTCAATGGCATCTTCGCCATGTCGGAACTGGCCATCGTATCGGCGCGCACGGCGCGGCTGAGGATGGCGGCCGAGAAAGGTAGCAAGAGCGCCGCGGTTGCCATGCGGCTTGCGGCGGAACCGGGCAAGTTTCTCTCCACCGTGCAGATCGGCATCACGCTGATCGCGGTGATTTCGGGCGCGGTGTCGGGCGCGACCCTGGGCGAGCCTGTGGGACAAAGGCTGGCGCTGCTCGGCATCGATCCGGACCTGGCTACCGAAATGGGCTTTGTGCTGGTCATCGCGCTGACGACTTTCTTCAGCGTGGTGGTAGGCGAGCTGGTGCCAAAGCAGCTTGCCTTGCGCGCCGCCGTGCCGATTTCGCTCGCCATGGCCATCCCGATGAGCGTGCTGGCCAAAGTGGCCGCGCCTTTCGTGTGGCTGCTGGATACCACATCCAACCTGCTGCTGGCCCTGCTTGGCATTCGCCACAAGGGCGATCACCGGATGACAGCGGAGGAGCTGCAGATGATCTTCGCCGATGCCACCCGCACCGGCGTGATCGAGGAGCAGGAGCGTGCCATCCTCTCGGGCATCATGCGCCTGCAGGACCGGCCCGTGCGCGAGTTGATGACCCCGCGCACCGAGCTCGACTGGCTCGATATCGATGCCGATGAAGACGCGATCCGGCAGACCATTTCCGATTCGCCGCACTCGCTGCTGCCGGTGGCGGAAGGCAATCCCGACAAGGTGCTGGGCGTCGTCAAGGTGCGCGAGGTGCTGACGCTGCTGATGGCAGGGCGCCCGGTGGTGCTCAACGAATTGCTGCGCAAGAGCGAAGTCGTGCCCGACCAGCTCGACGCGATGGACGCGCTGCGCGTGCTCCAGCAATCGGGCACAGGCATGGCCATGGTGCATGACGAATACGGCCACCTGGATGGCGTCGTCACCACCGCCGACTTGCTGAGCGCCATTGCTGGCGATTTCGCCAGTCACCAGGACGAAGGCGACACGCCCATGATTGCCGAGCGCGACGACGGCTCGCTGCTGATCTCGGGCGCGCTGGCTGCCGATGCGCTTGCGGACCGACTCGGTCTTGACCTGCCCGACAACCGCGAATTCGCGACCGCCGCGGGTTACGCACTGTTCGTGCTCAAGCACCTGCCCGCTGAGGGCGAAAGCTTCACCGACCAAGGCTGGCGTTTCGAAGTCGTCGACATGGACGGACGCAAGATCGATAAACTGTTGGTAGCCTCGCTGGACTAGCCAGAGGCCCTCGGCGGGATCTCTTGTCTTTCGCACCCGCATCCGCGGGCGCGTCCTCGGGGCAATTCCCTCCGCTTCGCTGCGGGGCACCTGCGTTCGCCCGTTCGGGCTCGGTCGGTCGCTGGTCGCGACCGAGATCAGCGCTTAGCTCATTCGTGTGACGAAGCTCCGTTGCGCCAGCAACGGTAAGGGCGAACGCCCGCTCGCAGCGGGCACGCAGCGTAGCGAAGTGCGTCTAGCGAGGGAGTCGCAGACGGGCCGAAGGCCCACCAAGCCGCGGATGCGGCTTCGACAAATCAGGAAGGTATTACCGCCCTAGCTGCCTGTCCGTCACCCTCGGGTGCGGCGAGGATGGTGCGGATGGCGGTGCCCTTGTCGACCGTGAACGTCTCCGTATCGCCCACGCTGGTGCGGATGCCGGGCGCCGCTTCGCCAGCGGCGTCCAGCGCGCTGGTTTCCACCGCGCTGCGCGCTGCCGGGCCGCCGAACAGAGCTTCGAGCGCCTGCTGCGAGGCAGTGCCTTCGGTCGGGCGCGGAGCGCCGGGCTGCGGGGGCACGAGGTGGAAATCGGGCGGTACCACCAGCGGCGCCTGACGCTGCACGGCAAATTCGTCCGGACGGTCGCGATCAAGGCTGATCCCGCCGCAGGCTGCAACGCTGACGGTCGCGAAGCCGAGAATGGTGGCACGGATGGTTTTACGCATGGTGTTCAATCACTTTCCATGGCCGCCGCGCGGGGGCCGGTAATCACTTGCTGGTGTCTGACGCTTCCTGCTCATTGGCGGGTTTCTCGCTGATGAACAAGGCGCGCGCGAGAATAATGACCACCCCGATGGTGATCGCGGCATCGGCTACGTTGAAGATGAGGAAAGGGCGAAAGTCGCCGATATGCAGGTCGGCATAGTCGATCACATAACCGAAGCGGAAGCGATCGACGATATTGCCAAGCGCGCCGCCCAGCACCAATGCCAGCGCGAGGATCTCGCCCAGCAACCTCTCGCGCAGCATCCAGATAAACACGATAAGCGCAATTCCGGCAGTCACGGCAACCAGGATCCAGCGCATCTCCATGCTGGTCGCCTCGAACATGCCGAGCGAGACGCCGTAATTGTTGGTGCGGGTAAAATCGAAGAAGGGCAGCAGCGGGTAATGGTCGCCAATCTCGGTGAGGCCGAGGTCGTTGACAATGTAGTGCTTCATCCACTGGTCGGCGGCGAAGATCAGCGCGGCGAGCGCCAGCCCATAAGCGCGAAATTTGGCAATCTGGCTCATGCCTCTGCTCCCTGAGCGGCGTCCAATTCAGCGACGACGATCTCGCAGCGATTGCACAAGTCGCCGTCCTCGTCGACCTCGGGCAGCAGCCGCCAGCAGCGCCCGCATTTGGCATCGGCGGATTTGGTGACGGCCACAGTGTCCGTTTCGGCAATGGTGACAGTGCCGCTGATGAATAGCGTTGCGAGTTCGTCTGCGGTGAAGCCTTCGGGCACCGCGCCGGCTGGCACGGCAACTTCGGCCTCGAGGCCCGAGCGGATCGTCTTCTCGCGCCGCAACGGCTCGATCGCTTCCATTACCCGTTCGCGTAAGGTTCGCAGCGCATTCCAGCGCGCGGCATCGGCATCGGCAGACGGAACCTCCGGCCATTCCAGCAGGTGCACGCTGTCGCCGTCCGGATAGCGCGTGCCCCACACCTCTTCTGCCGTAAACACCAGCACCGGCGCGGCGTAGCGGATCAGCGCATGGAACAGCGTGTCGAGCACGCTGCGATAGGCGCGGCGCTCCATGCTACCGGGTGCATCGCAATAAAGCCTGTCCTTGCGGATATCGAAGAAGAAAGCCGAGAGGTCTTCATTCATGAAATCCACCAGCGCGCGGGTATAGGCGTTGAAGTCGTAATCGTTGACCGCGCGGCGCATCTTTGCGTCGAGATCGCCGAGAAGGGTGAGCACGTAACGCTCCAGCTCGGGCATGTCGGCAACATCGACCCGCTCCGCTTCGTCAAACCCGTCGAGCGCGCCGAGCATGTAGCGGAAGGTGTTGCGCAGCTTGCGATACTGGTCGGCTACGCCTTTCAGGATTTGCGGCCCGATGCGGTGGTCTTCGGTATAATCGACGCTCAGCGCCCACAAGCGGATGATGTCCGCGCCGTATTCCTGCATCACCTTCAATGGATCGACGGTGTTGCCGAGGCTCTTCGACATCTTGCGACCGTCTGCCGCCATGGTGAAGCCGTGGGTCAGCACCTGCTTGTAAGGCGCATGGCCGCGCGTGGCGCAGCTTTCGAGCAGCGAGGACTGGAACCAGCCGCGATGCTGGTCGCTGCCTTCGAGATAGAGATCGGCCGGGCTTTCGAGATCGGGCCAATTGTCGCTTTCCAGCACGAAGGCGTGTGTGGTGCCGCTATCGAACCAGACATCGAGAATGTCGGTGACCATCTCGTAATCGGCGGGATCGCGGTCCGGGCCGAGCAGGTCGGCGGCACTTGCCTCGTCCCAGCCGTCGACGCCGTGCGCGCGGATGGCCTCGATGATGCGCGCATTCACCGCTTCATCGACCAGATATTCGCCGCTCTTGCGATCAACGAACAGCGTGATCGGCACGCCCCAGGCGCGCTGGCGGGAGAGCACCCAATCGGGCCGACCTTCGACCATGGAACCGATACGGTTACGACCCTTTGCTGGCACGAGCCGCGTGCGGTCAATCTGCGCCATGGCGGTTTCGCGCAAGGTCGGGTGGTCGGAGATCGGCCCGGAATCATTGGCGGGCCCGCCTTCGTCCTCCCAACGCTTTTCGGCGCGGGACTTAGGGAAGATGTGCTCTTTCGGCTGGTCCATCGGCACGAACCATTGCGGCGTGCAGCGATAGATGACCTTGGCCTTGGACCGCCATGAATGCGGGTAGCTATGCTCGTAATCGGCAGAGGCGGAGAGCAGCGCGCCGGCTTCGCGCAGGTCGGAACAGATCGGCCCGTCGGGCGCGTTGAACTTGGGGTTGATGACGCTGCCCGAGCGTTCGTCCGTGCGCGGCAGCCAGAGCCAGTCTTCCTTGTAGCGGCCATCGGCATCGACCACGAATTGCGGGTTCAGCCCGTGCGCCTTGCAAAGCACGAAATCGTCCTCACCGTGATCGGGCGCCATGTGGACGAGGCCCGTACCGCTATCGGTGGTGACGAAATCGCCCGGCAGCAGCGGACGCGGCTCGGCGAAGAACCCGCCGAGATGGTGCATCGGGTGGCGGCAGATGGTGCCGGCGAGGTCGGAGCCTTTGTAAATCGTGACGCAATTTGCCGTAACTTCAGGCCCGCCGCTTCCATTTTCATTTGCACCGGTGCGGAGAGAAAGCGCGTAACAGAGATCTTCGGCGACAAGGTAACGCTTGTCGCCGTAGTTCACGAGCACATACTCGATATCCGGCCCGTAAGCCAAAGCCTGGTTTACCGGGATCGTCCACGGCGTCGTCGTCCAGATCAGCGCATGTGCGCCGACCAATTCCTTGATCGGCGAGTCAACAATCTCGAACGCCACATCGATCTGCGTTGAGGTGATGTCTTCATACTCGACCTCCGCCTCGGCCAACGCGGTCTTTTCGACCGGCGACCACATCACCGGCTTCGCGCCGCGATAGAGCTGGCCGGTTTCGGCGAATTTCAGCAATTCAGCGACGATGCCCGCTTCGGCCTCGGGCGCCATGGTGAGGTAGGGCTTGTCCCATTCGCCGCTCACGCCCAGCCGCTTGAACTGTTCGCGCTGCACGTCCACCCATTCGGCGGCGTATTCGCGGCATTCCTGGCGGAATTCCTTGGCCGGAACCTCGTCCTTGTTGCGCTTTTTCTTGCGGTATTTTTCCTCGATCTTCCATTCGATCGGCAGGCCGTGACAATCCCAGCCGGGCACGTAGGGCGCATCCTTGCCCAGCAGCGTCTGCGTGCGCACGACCGCGTCCTTCAGCACCTTGTTCAGCGCGTGGCCGATATGGATGTTGCCATTGGCATAGGGCGGGCCATCGTGAAGGATGAACTTTTCGCGGCCCCTCCGGCTTTTGCGCAGGCGCGCATACAGGCCCTGCTCTTCCCAGCGCGCGAGGATGCCCGGCTCTTTTGCGGGCAGGCCGGCTTTCATCGGAAAATCGGTCTTCGGCAGGAAGACGGTGTCCCGGTAATCCCGCTTTTTTGTCTCGTCGGTCATCGCCGAGGGCGATTAGGGGCAAACATGGCGCGCGGCAACAGCCGATCACGCCAGCAGGCTGCGAGCCTTTGCGCAGTCGCGCGCCATCTGGTCCATCAGCGCGCCCAGATCGTCGAACTTCGCTTCGGGCCGGAGGAAGTGGTGGAAGGCGACGTCCAGCGCCTCACCATAGAGATCGCCCTCGAAATCGAAGAAATATGGCTCCAGCAGCTCCTTGGGCGGATCGAATTGCGGGCGCACGCCAAGGTTAGCCGCGCCTTTCAGCTGCTGGCCTGTCGAGAGCACGGTGCCGGTCACCGCATAAATGCCGAAGCGCGGTCGGATATAGGCGCCCAGCTCCATATTGGCGGTGGGATAGCCCAGTTCGCGCCCGCGCTTGTCGCCATGGATCACGGTGCCGCGGACGGTGAAAGGCCGCGTGAGAAGCTGGGCGGCGACATCGGGCTCGCCTGCCTTCAGCGCATCGCGGATGCGGCTGGAGGAGACGGTCTGGCCTTCTGCCGCCACCGGAGCGATGGCGCGCGCCTCTATGCCGACGCCCGCGCCGACATCGCGCAGCACTTCCACATTGCCGCCGCGCGCCTTGCCAAACGTAAAGTCCTGCCCCGTCACCACGCCCGCCGCGCCGAGGCGCTTGGCCAGAAGCTGCGTGACGAAGTCCTCGGCACTCGTGGCCGCCAGTTCGTCGCCGAAGTCGAATACCAGCATGGCGGCGGCACCGGCCTCTGCAAACAGCGCCTCGCGCTGGTCGAGCGTGGTGAGGCGGAAGGGCGGCACATGCGGCGCGAAATGGCGCACGGGATGCGGATCGAAGGTGGCGACGATGGCGGGCCGGCCCTCGGCGCGCGCCCACTCCACGGCTTCGCGCACGACATGCTGGTGGCCGAAGTGGAAGCCGTCGAAATTGCCGAGAGCAACGATGGCGCCGCGCAGGTTGTTGGGAACGGGGCTGAGGTGGGAGAGGCGCGTCATCGGTCCCCCGGTCCCGGCAGCGTCGGCGGCATCGGCCCCAAGATAATCTCTTCGGTGCCGTCGGGCCGTGGCTGGTATGCACCGATCGGCCGGATGCCGTCGCTCAGCACGCGCAACGCATTCTCGCCCATGACCTTGCGGATATCCGCCTCCTTCCACCCATCGTCCATCAGCGCCTGGGTCACCTGCACCAGCTGCGAGGTGTCGAAGCGGGCGGTGACATTGCCGTCGAAATCGCTGCCGAGCGCGACATACTCCGGCCCGACAAGGTCGCGCACATGGCGCATGGCGCGCACGATTGCGGCGGGCGAGGTGTCGCACACGGCACCCGGCCAGTATCCGATGCCGATCACGCCGCCCGTCGCCGCCACGCCGCGAATTTGCTCGTCGGAGAGGTTGCGATTGATGTCGCAGGTCGCCTGCACACCACCATGACTCGAGACGACCGGACGGCGCGCCATGGCGAGAATCTCGGCCACGCACGCCTCGCTGCAATGGGCGATGTCGACGATGATGCCCAGCTCTTCCATACGGATTACGGCATCGCGTCCCATGGCAGTCAGGCCGCCACGTTCGATGCCGTGCATCGATCCGGCCAGCTCATTGTCGAAGAAATGCGTCAGCCCTGCCATGCCGACGCCCGCTTCGTGCAGCACAACGAGATTGGCGAGATCGCCTTCGAGATTATGCAGCCCCTCCACGGACAGCATGGCGAAGACCGTGTCCGGGCGCATTTGCTGTGCATCGCTTACCAGCGCGTCCAGAGCGCGGCCCGGCGCGACCATCACCAGCGCGCCGTCCGAAGCGTCCACCGCCTCTCGCAGCTTCTCGCCGTGATAGAGCGTGCGCTCCAGCAGCGAGGTCCAGGTGCGCACCGGTTGCAGTTGCCCGATGGCGAGTAGGGTGATGTTGTCGGTATCGCCCGAATTGCCGTCATAG
This sequence is a window from Aurantiacibacter gangjinensis. Protein-coding genes within it:
- a CDS encoding dipeptidase, which encodes MWSAGKRGLAALLLVALAAFFIFAPGIVERQRNVIDGEPLPAISAEAQALHDTLLIVDLHGDTLLWDRDLNARAERGHMDLPRLQDGNVALQVFSSVTKTPRGQNYDGNSGDTDNITLLAIGQLQPVRTWTSLLERTLYHGEKLREAVDASDGALVMVAPGRALDALVSDAQQMRPDTVFAMLSVEGLHNLEGDLANLVVLHEAGVGMAGLTHFFDNELAGSMHGIERGGLTAMGRDAVIRMEELGIIVDIAHCSEACVAEILAMARRPVVSSHGGVQATCDINRNLSDEQIRGVAATGGVIGIGYWPGAVCDTSPAAIVRAMRHVRDLVGPEYVALGSDFDGNVTARFDTSQLVQVTQALMDDGWKEADIRKVMGENALRVLSDGIRPIGAYQPRPDGTEEIILGPMPPTLPGPGDR